The genomic region CTTGCGAATGCTTCTCTGAATTGATCCTGCGTGCTTGAGGGAAGCTAGATTTGGGGAAGCACCAGTGGGTGTTACTGGGGGCGAAGGAGAATGGTTGCGGGTACGGTCATCTTCAGAATCTTTGCGGCCAAGAACTTTCCTTTTGGATCTgagattttaaatataaaaataaaatatttcccccCCAAATAAATGAGGAAGTCAATTCAACAAACGAATAAGCAGGACAGCAAGTTACCGTTAAACAGAGAGGGGAACAACCTAGGAAGTATAAATAATGACACCACCAAACCTGTGCATATATTAAAACAGATCTTTGAGGCATAATGGAGTCAGAGACAAATCCACTATTCTTATTCCTCAGAATAGGAATAGTGAATCTATTGTATTTGACGGTGGTGAAACCAATTTGAACTTATTTTCCAAACAAGATTTTCTAAAGCTAATACTTGACTAAATCTAGATATAGGCTGCATTCTTTTTGTCCACAAATATTGGGATTTGATCacaaaaaattagggctgtcgattaatcgcacttaactcatgtgattaactcaaaaaaattaatcacaattaaaaacattaatcacaattaattgcattgttaaacaatagaataccaattgaaatttattaaatattgttggatgtttttctacattttcaaatatattgatttctattacaacacataatacaaagtgtacagtgctcactttatatgatTATGTTTGAACaaacatttgcattgtaaaaatgataaacaaaagaaacagtaattttcaattcacctcatataagtaccgtaatgcaatctctttatcgggaaagtgcaacttacaaatgtaggggtttttttgttacataactccaCTCcacctgtaggctctaaagttttacattgttttatttttgaatgcagattcTTTTGTACATTATTCTacgtaaattcaactttcatgataaagagattgcactacagtacttgtattaggtgaattgaaaaatactatttcttttgttttttacagtgcaaatatttgtaaccaaaaataaatacaaagtgagcgctgtacactttgtattctgtgttgtaactgaaatcaatatatttgaaaatgtagaaaacgttccaaaatatttaaataaatgttattctattattgtttaacagcacgattaatcgcaattcatttttttatttgcttgacACCCCTATAAAAATAGATCTGTCTAGTCTGTCTGGCATATTCTTTAGAAACTCATGCTGTTTATTGCTCATGGTTCCTCTAGGAGAGCTTATGGATGTAgttttgcgcattttattttggAAATGTACATGGTCATGCATGTCAACAACACTAAAGATAGGTTTgaataaaaagaactagatgttATGGTTTTagataaaatgattttaaaaataagaatttaAATGGTTAAAATCAGGCCTTCAAGATAAATGGCAGATATTCACAATGCTGTTGGTGCTCTGTGACTTCCATCTGTTTGATTACAGAGCCAAGAGCAGACCAATTTGCTAACTTACAACATGAAATGTATCTTTGCAGCCAGAGGAGCGACgtgattttaaatttaaaaatgaaaactataGAAAACACAGCAAAAATCAGAAGAGCCTAAGTGTGCGGGAACTGGATTTTTATTGCCCCTGTCTTTACGTCATTATGTAGGTTATATGCTTGGCACCTGTGGACTAAGAAATGATGCATATAAAAAGTGTATTAATGCTaaattataatatatataatatcacCAAAGGATTTAAAATGACTCTCAGCACTAATTGCAAATGCAAGATTTACACAACAAATTACATATTATTTACGAAAAGAGTTGTACAATACAGACAATTCCCCTTATTAAAACCATAAATGGTACAACTCCATGTACACCTAAGGACGTTTTGATGTAATGTTTCATCCCCATTTCTGCCAGAGGCTGAGCTTTCTCCATGGCAAGCTCAGATGCATTTTGCATTATGGCCTACCAACAGAAAACGAGGTACCAAAATACAGTACATTGGCTAAGCTGGAGGCAGCAAGAGGATGTAGCCACATGATATCGGGAGTAATCTCAGGACCCTTTGTGTTGGTGGAGTTCAGGTGCATCCCACCTATTACACACCTATAGTCAACTTATTGTGTCATTGGTGTAATTTTCAAATGCTGATGCTTACATCTTTCTAGCTGAGAGAAAAGTGCAGTGCTGGCACCTATCCATTGTGAGAGAGAACAGGCGATGTTAAGGAGTATAAGGGGGGAAAATATTGCAACAGTGTTGTCCAAGACCAGGAACATCCTATCTAAGTCAATCTCTGTGTCAGGGCCTACGCAGCAAGGGAGAATAATGCTTGAATTTTAGTATACACATTTATATGTTATACGGGGTAGCTTAATGACCCCTATATATaagttgcctaacactttccactTATCAAGGATTATTGTGATCTTGTCTTTAAGAAGCTCTTACAGCTCCATCGTTTGTGGCCTGCCTTGGCTATTTTGCAGGAAGAATCCTCAGGGTCTAGAGAGAtggcttccccttcccccccaatgaAATTCCATTCAGATTTGGCTGAAATATAAATGGTTAAAAGTGgtcatttcccttctctttctTAGGTTCCCTGGAGAAGTTGTGGCAGGTTGCCACAAACACTCAACACTCCGAGTCCAGGCTCTCATGCAGCTGCCAAAGGAACACAATTGCAATTTCCTAGGCTGAAGCATACTCAGTGAACACAGTGAGTCGGAGGGGCACGCTCAGTGTGGTTGGCCTGGAGCTCTGAGGGTGTGCAGTATCCTCAGTGGAGACGGAACATTTGCTGCCAGCCCGGAACATGCACAAACCAAGATTTTCAGAGGTTTATTATTcagccagatttcacagggagagcaaaaggcacatctctaACCTAGGCTGAATTCCTTTcccaatttcaagtccctgctccaaagcatggagacaTAGGACCTTCTCAATGTCTCgttgctggggagggaggggaaggagggaggctaGGGTTAGGAGAGAAAGAAGAGAGTATTTTAACATGGCCAGAACAATCTTATTTTTTCCTAGGATTGTGCTCAAACTGAAccattttttgctgaaactttcttaaaaattcagcctgaagcagacacctaacatggaaaatttcagccctagTAGTTGAAGTTTAACAAAATTATAAGGAACTGAAAACTGGGGTCTTTTAAAGGGAAGTCCCAGGTAATATTAACTATAGCCATCATTAACagctctattttatttttatattttgtgtataatgtgtatgtgtgtgtatagataatgttttcacccttCAGCCATAAGGCACACATTAATTCCATGTATGTATTCCATGCAGAGCGAACCTTTGTGTGCATATAATGTAAAATATTGCCCTCAATAAACCAATATTTCCTTTGTACAATAATTCTTTCAGCTTCAGACATTATATCACAATTTTCTTTTTGAAGGGATATCAAAAAGTTATGGAAAGCCAACATTGTGATATAATGTCTAAAATGGAGAGGATTATTTCACAAATGAAATCATATATGCGTACTGAGTGTCCTGATTCCTAGTCATGTGCATTAGCCACAAGTCTTCCTCTTTTCTAATATTTGTGATGGAAAAGCCACACAAACCGTGTACACAAACTGAGTAATTACATTCCTAGTGAGTGCAAGTAACCAATTACAATGACCCTTTGGAAATTTGGCCCATATGTGTTATGAAGAAAACTACATGGCCATAAGATGGCACCACTACCACACACATTCCAAGTGCAAGTTCTTCAACTGTTCCAATTGTAGATAATTTTTTTCTGCATACCTGCTGGGTTAAATGGTGTACCTGCTTCTCACTGaagtgttattttttttaaatctaaagaaAGCTAAATGAAAAATCAGGTACCTATTGAGTTGGGAGGTTTTTAAACAGGGGAATCTGTATTGCACTCTTCATTGCTAAACCAGTTTGACACAAAAATACCCCACTTCAGACTGGATTATGGCAAACTATAATCCAGCACTTGTCATATGTTTTCCCATATGACTGACATATTATGTTACTTGCCAGTTTAAGCCACGCTTGCCATGAAGCATTAGCGTTGAGCCTCTGTCCCAAACTGCACCATATAACCAGCGAAGGAGAGTAAAAGGGATGAAGGGGAAagggaatgaaaacaaaaagatACACAGAGAAAGCAAAAGTAAAGTTAATCAGGCAGATTAAGAATAATACAATATACACAAGGTGTAACATGACATTTTCAGGGGTCAGGAGATTTGTAAGGTTATCAAAACTGGTTTAACTGTGAGCAATGTTTAATGTGGAATTAGTTAAATATTATTATAAAGCAATAAAACGCACGTTCCTGTGTTTATTACTGATTTCCAACTACAGTTATTTACTAGAAAATAAAGAGGGTTTTgcagtaaaaacaaaaatgatcaaaattAGGTTTCTTTGGAGGAGACTATTAACTGAATTGTGAGAGAGTTAGTGGATGGAGCAATACCGACAGCAACTTCCGCAGTACCTGTGAATGGCTGCAAACAGATCCTCAGTAGTTCTCGGTCTAGCTGGCGTTGCCACCTCTTCACTCCCTGCCCTGTAACTGTTGCTTGGCAGTGATGAATTATTTGTTGTGTCTGTCTCAAACACCTCAGCTAATCAGAAGGAATAAAAAAATACAGACAGACAGGCTGTCACCGGAGTCCCAAACTGCACATTATCTGCTAAAACACCCCTCCATATTCTTCACTACAGTAAGTGAAACATTGAAGGGATATACTGAACATACCATTTTCTCACTATTTCTCTGATttcacaataatttttttttgagggAACTGTAGTGTCTGAAATGCCTATGTTTGTTTACATATACACAGCACAAAATTAAGTTTTAAGGGGTTTTTTTAGGGCTTCAATTAAAACTAGTCACCAAAATTCTTCACACTAACCAGGTTTTCCTAGGATTTTTAAAAGAGATGATGCAGTTAATAAAACACTGCTTGTATCTCCACTGCTTTTCTGACTAAAGGTTGAGACGGAGATAGAGAATCTTTATCAGAGATTAATCCGAGCCCTGTTATTTTCCTTACGATTTTTAGTCTAGTATCACATCTCCCTTTCTGTGGATGAAAATTTGAATGCTATCacacttcccccagcccccaccatcaGTAAACTAGCCCCTGCTACACCTGAAGGATAAAAGAAGACAGCCTTACCACTTTCATCCTCTTGAGATAGATGTCTGTCAGTATTACTGCTATCGTCTCCATTGCTGTCTGAACTACTTCCTTCATCCAAAGTGGTCTGCTGCTCCTGCTTGGGAGCTTCTTGAACTGGTGATGCAGCAGGCTGTACCATACAGACATTGGTTTCCACTGTTTCAAAGAAGGTGGAaccagcagctcctccctcaggaACCAATCTGCCCGAGTCCATCTCATTGGAACTGAGTCCATCTGTAAGACAATTTTTTGCTTCTTCGCAATGTGCAGTCTCTCTCCTAGTTGGACTTGATGTGCCTCTGACAGGATCACTCACGTTAGCTATTTTCTCTGCTGTAAAATCTAGCTGCGGAGGTGGCACAATGAGGAACAGTTTGGGCTTCTTCGAAATAGGGGGTGGCTTCTTGTTTGGTGATATACCCTGGTTCTTGTTTGCAGACCCTGATGGCACCTGAAACGGTGTATTAATAAGGCCAGTGTGAGATTTTTCATTCTGCACAGGAGACTGAGGTGCTTCTTCAATATTTGTTCCTGATACATCAGCTTCAAAGGTTTGTATTAGACCTGCTGCATTTCCAGGTTTTTGGCCACTGCTGATCTCAGGTGCACTGTCACTGAGATCTGGAAGTGAGCTCTGAGGAGAAGTTTGAATTAAGTTTTTGAAGGAAGGACTATGAGTTTTCATCTCTTCATCCAGGCTGTTACTAAGCCTTAGTGAAAGAGATGGTTTTAGAGAAGGCTGTGGTGAGAAAATTACAGTTGCTTTTTCCTGAGAGTTGGCTTCAGAAATAGATCCAGCTGATTGTTCAGTCTGTGCGCCTGTACATTTTTTCACAGACCTCAGTTGTACCGTTTGCAGTGCTTTGGTGGTTATTAAGGGCATCACAGGCCTACTGCAATCCTGCTTGTTGGCTGGCTGTTTCACTGCACTGTAGCCAGAATCATCCTGATTAAATTTCTTAGAATATCGTGTGGATTTAGTTGCATCTTGTGTCAGTTTGGGGTCAAGAGGTGGTGCTGGTGGAGGTATTACATTGGGGAAAATGGAGGAAGAAGGGgatggaaggggaggagaaggggcagaaAAAGGACTGAATGATGTTTCCTGTGGAGGAGAAGGAAACCATGGACCACTCAGGGGAAAGGAAGGATTTATAATAGCttctggcgggggtggggggaagctgggaGAGGCTGGTAATGGAGGCAGATCCATTCCatctgctggggcagggggcggaggagggagAGAATGATCAGGGGAATGTGGAGGTGTCAGAGGTGGAGGACCAGCAGTATCAGGAGGGGAGGTCAGGGCTGGGTCCAGTTTCTTCATGTTCACACTCCCTTCAGTAGATGTATTGGAAGAAAGAGAAGTGGAGGATGAAGAGACGGATACTGAAGATAGGAGAGAAGATTTTCTCTCAGGCACTTTCGGTTTCAACTTGGGTTTCCCATTTGCTGGTGACATGGATTTTAAAAACACGGGCACTGGAGTAAGTGCTGTGGGTGTATTTGATTGACTAGAATACCCACTGGATGGTGATGTGACTCTGTGAGACTTCTCTGGAGAAGTGTTCTTTGGTTTGGCCAGTCCACTGGCCACTTGGGGCATAGAAGCCCTTGAGCCCTCACTGAGGTGGCTGATGCTGTAATCATTGAGGCTGGCTGTCGTGCTTGCAGAACGAGCCACTGGGCATTTGAACTGATCGTCTGGCACCCCAGCACAGTCACTGTAGTAACCCCACTGGTCAGCATACTCTGACTTGATGCTGCTTGTGTCACTCTGTGATGGAGTGACAGTACAGAGAGAGTACATATTTGGAGCTGTTGTGGACATCATGCTGCTACTTGCGCTGACAGAGCTCTGGCTGCGAGAGCGCAGCACCCAGGGATCCTCATAATCACTGCATGGACTTTGGGATGGGGAGCTACCATTTTTGCACTGAAGGTTTAACTGCAGTGAATGCTGGAGGGTAGCGATTAGTGTTTCATCAAGTACCTGTCCGCTggactggggtttttttttggggacCCTTCTGAGCGAGTCTGTTCTGGATGGTGGAAGAGGTGGCTTCTTTGCTTTTTTCAAAGATATGTTTCGTATGAGGGATTTGTCACTGTTGCTTGACCGCTCGTCTTGATTTTTCTTCTCATTTCCATCAAAAACATTAATCACACTGTGCCTGGGGTTTCCAAAACCATTATTACTATTGCATAGTTTACCTGACTTGAGTCCAGAGTCCATATGCATGGTAGTGTAGTAGCCGTCATGGTCCACTGAATACAGAGAACTTGAATCTTCTTTGACAGAAGTCCTCTCTAGACTGCTGCTACTCACGTTGCTTACAGGAGTGGAATAACCTGCCGTGGCACAGGTTGGCTTGTGGGAGGGAGTC from Mauremys mutica isolate MM-2020 ecotype Southern chromosome 3, ASM2049712v1, whole genome shotgun sequence harbors:
- the NHSL1 gene encoding NHS-like protein 1 isoform X4; amino-acid sequence: MKKDCTSRSFRLRQNSGSLSRAVSWINFSSLSRQSKRLFRSDGELSSIGRQVEEDDENWTYRTQHRKAVSNLDEESRWTVHYTAPWHQQENVFLPSTRPPCVEDLHRQAKLNLKSVLRECDKLRRDGYRSSQYYSQGPTFSSSSAACGSYQDDYEEIERKCSVPSPEEEKLISIKRARTPVSNECSDINTQTNWTKSLPLPTPEEKMRQQAQAVQTDVVPINVTGENFDRQASIRRSLIYTDTVVRRPKKVKRRKTITGVPDNIQKELAVGTGQSDFRGHSMHVPDHYSTLGRLDSYRSAIQRSETKDTSCQTEEVKVVPPSVRRIRAQKGQGIAAQMSQFSSSSGNMSVMSDSAGVIFASRLNNDMGFHSLPRPGARVSLQSLDQRQSISNQAEDITGTLSHQICKLQVDNSVVHMRNNPRTGTLPRPKSQEVRSYESEKAASPACVVSPHATYATSIIPNATISSSSEVIVIHTTQSAGPLDSKITSSSSYTKPRDSPVANNAVSMKEDHHSSSGNWSESSSTRHSQTSDTVSSNATMMVSLGDSAVSLSTPGNVQNTSQSMSYSCRNNLPFPGHSQDSDGRSESSFSGDRSQSNSINSTEHWVYKSGENDETPSHKPTCATAGYSTPVSNVSSSSLERTSVKEDSSSLYSVDHDGYYTTMHMDSGLKSGKLCNSNNGFGNPRHSVINVFDGNEKKNQDERSSNSDKSLIRNISLKKAKKPPLPPSRTDSLRRVPKKKPQSSGQVLDETLIATLQHSLQLNLQCKNGSSPSQSPCSDYEDPWVLRSRSQSSVSASSSMMSTTAPNMYSLCTVTPSQSDTSSIKSEYADQWGYYSDCAGVPDDQFKCPVARSASTTASLNDYSISHLSEGSRASMPQVASGLAKPKNTSPEKSHRVTSPSSGYSSQSNTPTALTPVPVFLKSMSPANGKPKLKPKVPERKSSLLSSVSVSSSSTSLSSNTSTEGSVNMKKLDPALTSPPDTAGPPPLTPPHSPDHSLPPPPPAPADGMDLPPLPASPSFPPPPPEAIINPSFPLSGPWFPSPPQETSFSPFSAPSPPLPSPSSSIFPNVIPPPAPPLDPKLTQDATKSTRYSKKFNQDDSGYSAVKQPANKQDCSRPVMPLITTKALQTVQLRSVKKCTGAQTEQSAGSISEANSQEKATVIFSPQPSLKPSLSLRLSNSLDEEMKTHSPSFKNLIQTSPQSSLPDLSDSAPEISSGQKPGNAAGLIQTFEADVSGTNIEEAPQSPVQNEKSHTGLINTPFQVPSGSANKNQGISPNKKPPPISKKPKLFLIVPPPQLDFTAEKIANVSDPVRGTSSPTRRETAHCEEAKNCLTDGLSSNEMDSGRLVPEGGAAGSTFFETVETNVCMVQPAASPVQEAPKQEQQTTLDEGSSSDSNGDDSSNTDRHLSQEDESAEVFETDTTNNSSLPSNSYRAGSEEVATPARPRTTEDLFAAIHRSKRKVLGRKDSEDDRTRNHSPSPPVTPTGASPNLASLKHAGSIQRSIRKSSTSNDNFKALLLKKGSRSDTSSRMSAAEMLKNTDPRFHRTKSDSSLEFPDSPVSCSPSKNKRAQEEWAKSEGLMPRSMSFSSTRYGRSRTPPSAASSKYNVRNRIQSSPMTVISEGDGEAVEPAESRIRRTLKEQQESQLNVFDSDDMDMNDFPYAEEAGYSETKAPTRLDVMTQLVKPNASKKCLSPSDEKS